A stretch of Henckelia pumila isolate YLH828 chromosome 4, ASM3356847v2, whole genome shotgun sequence DNA encodes these proteins:
- the LOC140859990 gene encoding leucine carboxyl methyltransferase 1 homolog, which produces MAKPAADWRSNRAAVQATNDDASASKLSCVKKGYMTDDYVHLFVKRPVRRSPIINRGYFARYAALRKLLYQFLDCEMDADEKGYSKKQILSLGAGFDTTFFQLQDEGKAPFLFVELDFKEVTSKKAALIENCIELRNKVGEAVTISQEKGEVLGNHYKLLPVDLREIQKLDDIISLANIDPSLPTFIIAECVLIYIDPESSRSIVRWASRKFSTAVFFLYEQIHPDDAFGQQMIRNLESRGCALLGLYDTPTLHAKEKLFLDHGWQSAVAWDMLRVYSSFIEVQERRRIERLELFDEFEEWYMMQEHYCVAYAINDALGLFENFGFPVNTDESKSDASEKTTP; this is translated from the exons ATGGCAAAGCCGGCGGCCGATTGGCGGAGCAACAGAGCGGCAGTTCAAGCCACCAACGACGACGCATCCGCCAGCAAGCT GTCTTGCGTTAAGAAGGGTTACATGACGGATGACTATGTCCATTTGTTTGTTAAAAGACCAGTGAGAAGATCCCCTATAATCAACCGTG GGTATTTTGCACGGTATGCTGCACTAAGGAAGCTTCTCTACCAGTTTCTTGATTGCGAAATGGACGCTGATGAGAAAGGCTATTCCAAGAAGCAAATATTGTCGCTTGGAGCTGGCTTTGACACGACCTTTTTTCAGCTGCAG GATGAAGGAAAAGCACCTTTCCTATTCGTGGAACTTGATTTCAAAGAG GTGACAAGTAAGAAAGCTGCCCTTATCGAAAATTGTATTGAGTTGAGGAACAAGGTTGGTGAAGCTGTGACGATCTCTCAGG AGAAAGGGGAAGTGCTTGGCAACCACTACAAACTGCTCCCTGTTGACCTGCGTGAAATACAAAAATTGGATGATATAATATCTCTGGCTAATATCGATCCAAG TTTGCCAACATTTATAATTGCAGAATGCGTTCTGATATACATAGATCCAGAGTCTAGCCGTTCTATAGTCAGATGGGCTTCTAGAAAATTTTCTACAGCAGTATTTTTCTTGTACGAGCAG ATTCATCCTGATGATGCATTTGGGCAACAGATGATCAGAAATCTGGAG AGTCGAGGATGTGCGTTGTTAGGCCTTTACGATACTCCAACTTTGCATGCAAAGGAAAAACTTTTTCTTGATCATGGATGGCAG AGTGCTGTGGCCTGGGACATGTTGAGAGTTTACAGCTCTTttattgaagtccaagaaaggcGCAG GATTGAACGGCTAGAATTGTTCGATGAATTTGAGGAGTGGTACATGATGCAG GAGCATTACTGTGTAGCTTACGCAATCAATGATGCGCTG GGTCTATTTGAGAATTTCGGTTTCCCTGTTAACACAGATGAGAGCAAATCAGATGCCTCCGAAAAAACAACCCCTTGA
- the LOC140859991 gene encoding COP9 signalosome complex subunit 7 isoform X2 translates to MDIEQKQAEHIDHFVKQASNLKGSALANVIAEATSHPALFAFSEILSVPSVIELEGTENDTFLGLLRMFAYGTWSEYKSDAGRLPQLVPEQVLKLKQLTVLTLAEANKVLPYDTLMQEIDVTNVRELEDFLINDCMYVGIVRGKLDQLRRCVEVQFAAGRDLRPGQLGGMIRTLANWLSTSENLLVSIQEKIKWADSMSEIDKKHRKEVEERVDEVKKTLSVKKLQTVSRPTLITEGMKRSFLNWVE, encoded by the exons atggacatTGAACAAAAGCAAGCGGAGCATATAGACCACTTTGTGAAGCAGGCGTCGAATCTGAAGGGCTCGGCACTGGCTAATGTGATTGCTGAGGCCACCTCTCACCCAGCCCTCTTTGCTTTCTCCGAGATTCTTTCTGTGCCTAGCGTCATCGAG CTTGAAGGAACTGAGAATGATACTTTCCTTGGTTTGCTGCGGATGTTTGCATATGGTACATGGAGTGAATACAAAA GTGATGCCGGCAGGCTTCCACAATTGGTTCCGGAGCAAGTCCTCAAGCTAAAGCAACTGACAGTGCTCACTTTGGCAGAGGCAAACAAG GTATTGCCATATGATACATTGATGCAGGAGATAGATGTTACAAATGTTCGTGAATTGGAGGATTTTCTCATTAACGACTGTATGTATGTG GGGATAGTTAGAGGAAAGCTGGACCAGTTGCGACGATGCGTTGAG GTGCAATTTGCCGCAGGGAGGGATCTTAGACCTGGGCAATTGGGTGGTATGATCAGAACGCTGGCAAATTG GTTGTCCACGTCTGAAAATCTTCTTGTCTCAATACAAGAGAAGATTAAATGGGCAGATTCTATGAGTGAAATAGACAAGAAGCACAGAAAGGAAGTAGAAGAAAGAGTTGACGAAGTGAAGAAAACACTATCTGTGAAG AAGTTACAAACTGTGAGCAGGCCGACATTGATCACCGAGGGCATGAAGAGA
- the LOC140859991 gene encoding COP9 signalosome complex subunit 7 isoform X1 has product MDIEQKQAEHIDHFVKQASNLKGSALANVIAEATSHPALFAFSEILSVPSVIELEGTENDTFLGLLRMFAYGTWSEYKSDAGRLPQLVPEQVLKLKQLTVLTLAEANKVLPYDTLMQEIDVTNVRELEDFLINDCMYVGIVRGKLDQLRRCVEVQFAAGRDLRPGQLGGMIRTLANWLSTSENLLVSIQEKIKWADSMSEIDKKHRKEVEERVDEVKKTLSVKADIDHRGHEEIISELGGVMDYEEDRSRSKRRRHPIG; this is encoded by the exons atggacatTGAACAAAAGCAAGCGGAGCATATAGACCACTTTGTGAAGCAGGCGTCGAATCTGAAGGGCTCGGCACTGGCTAATGTGATTGCTGAGGCCACCTCTCACCCAGCCCTCTTTGCTTTCTCCGAGATTCTTTCTGTGCCTAGCGTCATCGAG CTTGAAGGAACTGAGAATGATACTTTCCTTGGTTTGCTGCGGATGTTTGCATATGGTACATGGAGTGAATACAAAA GTGATGCCGGCAGGCTTCCACAATTGGTTCCGGAGCAAGTCCTCAAGCTAAAGCAACTGACAGTGCTCACTTTGGCAGAGGCAAACAAG GTATTGCCATATGATACATTGATGCAGGAGATAGATGTTACAAATGTTCGTGAATTGGAGGATTTTCTCATTAACGACTGTATGTATGTG GGGATAGTTAGAGGAAAGCTGGACCAGTTGCGACGATGCGTTGAG GTGCAATTTGCCGCAGGGAGGGATCTTAGACCTGGGCAATTGGGTGGTATGATCAGAACGCTGGCAAATTG GTTGTCCACGTCTGAAAATCTTCTTGTCTCAATACAAGAGAAGATTAAATGGGCAGATTCTATGAGTGAAATAGACAAGAAGCACAGAAAGGAAGTAGAAGAAAGAGTTGACGAAGTGAAGAAAACACTATCTGTGAAG GCCGACATTGATCACCGAGGGCATGAAGAGA